Part of the Novosphingobium sp. KA1 genome is shown below.
ATGATCGCACCGGACATGGCGACGATGCTCGGCTACATCTTCACCGATGCCGCCGTGGAGCCTGCCTTCCTGCAGGAATGCCTCGCCGCCGCGAACTTCCGCACGTTCTCGTGCATCACCGTCGATTCGGACACCTCCACCAGCGACACCGTGCTGGCCTTCGCCACCGGCAAGGCCGGCAACGCGCCGCTTGCCTCGATCGCCTCGCCCGGCGCCCATGCCTTTGCCGCCGCGATCCATGACGTCTGCCGCCAGCTCGCCCACCTCGTCGTGCGCGACGGCGAAGGCGCGCAGAAGTTCATCGAGGTTGCCGTCTCCGGCGCGGTCTCGGACGAAAGCGCGAGGCTGGTCGGCATGGCCATCGCCAACTCGCCGCTGGTGAAGACCGCCATTGCCGGCGAAGACGCCAACTGGGGCCGCGTGGTCATGGCCGTGGGCAAGGCGGGCGAACCGGCCGACCGCGACAAGCTCTCCATCGGCTTCGGCGGCACCTGGGCCGCGCGCGAGGGCCTGCCGCTCGCCGACTATGACGAGGCCCCCGTTGCCGCCCACCTCAAGGGGCAGGACGTCACCATCGAGGTCGATCTGGGCCTTGGCGAAGGCGCGGCCACCGTGTGGACCTGCGACCTCACGCATGGCTACATCTCGATCAACGCCGATTACAGGAGCTGAGCGTGCCCGCACCCGTGTTCACGATCTGGGGGCGCCTCAACTCCCACAACGTCAAGAAGGTCGCCTGGTTCGCCGAGGAACTTGGCCTGAATTACGTGCGTCACGATATCGGCGGCAAGTTCGGCTATACCGACGAGTACCTCGCCAAGAACCCGAACCGGCTGGTGCCGATGATCGAGGACGGCAAGCTCTCGCTGTGGGAATCGAACGCGATCCTGCGCTACATGGCGGCCGAGTACGGCGGTGAGCGCTGGTTCCAGCGCGACCCCATCGACCGCGCGCTGGCCGACCGCTGGATGGACTGGCAGATCACGTATGCCGATGCCCAGCGCCTCCCGTTCCTGTCGATGGCCCGCACCCCGCAGGACCAGTGGGACATGCCCGCCATCGAGCGGGACGTGAAGGCCTGCGCCGCCCACCTCGCGGTGCTGGAACGTTACCT
Proteins encoded:
- the argJ gene encoding bifunctional glutamate N-acetyltransferase/amino-acid acetyltransferase ArgJ; the encoded protein is MAYPTSPLASPFPAMPPIAGVTPHVVRAGYKDWGRCDLTYVELDEGTAVAGVFTRNLCCSSEVELGRANVKQGHARALVVNAGNSNAFTGYRGREAVEQIMDQVSAHIGCPREQVFVSSTGVIGVPLPKDKAREGVEKALAAQPCSWEDMANTISTTDTFAKGATATAMIGDTKVTLAAVIKGSGMIAPDMATMLGYIFTDAAVEPAFLQECLAAANFRTFSCITVDSDTSTSDTVLAFATGKAGNAPLASIASPGAHAFAAAIHDVCRQLAHLVVRDGEGAQKFIEVAVSGAVSDESARLVGMAIANSPLVKTAIAGEDANWGRVVMAVGKAGEPADRDKLSIGFGGTWAAREGLPLADYDEAPVAAHLKGQDVTIEVDLGLGEGAATVWTCDLTHGYISINADYRS
- a CDS encoding glutathione S-transferase family protein, which gives rise to MPAPVFTIWGRLNSHNVKKVAWFAEELGLNYVRHDIGGKFGYTDEYLAKNPNRLVPMIEDGKLSLWESNAILRYMAAEYGGERWFQRDPIDRALADRWMDWQITYADAQRLPFLSMARTPQDQWDMPAIERDVKACAAHLAVLERYLSEKPWLSGGQFGIGDIPMGVYAYTWFSLPFEKPEFPAVGEWYARIRERKGYAQQVMIPLT